One Dysidea avara chromosome 7, odDysAvar1.4, whole genome shotgun sequence genomic region harbors:
- the LOC136261855 gene encoding uncharacterized protein, translated as MMLCRFHFLRDVLPLLLVVHLVLCEESACNFKDKTKDLIEALRIRIEAGLEKKGAKFIPGIQWERQQGLYRSHLMFNFVGNPESELLRDNLKIYDNNIFMSLWLVIMQLEAASIPGGPDIGDRQLLLALEGLNKFHDYNKRMGSSIMTFWPEFYNRSVEFWTTHCTNVRNIADSEETASNVLTWLMKDVGLVNQSKVLEEFTNSVQRLVQFLASPPDADSTLSYIGLGYLLQNSKYQKSYLKWLQDNEFIGDGIQALSNYSYQPFTNDLDQNLTDSRMYLYLRHYLNEKKNDGHTTLKLPSTWITSFTENVMTFSKHMYMPSNVNNVVVPVAANVLYGITVAALSNWTLPEDWFDSQLYLDTVDYIEYEITHNFSSRPDFSNLYYYSKIVTYWFVARTTQLLKATDQKLPYTELNTALTKLEPVLRNNITEEILQQANHDENGLAYYDGYIGNNDVDISGMPVNRTEDRIFSTSMAANALLYIWRDGFKLSPDTQPAVRTIIQQLCGWLVNNTLSGKYKLYNGFISLSRRNEYEDNPYYYPANYRRFLNGSTIPPDIHPTFENGFYSGVGMMGVVDEQWYEDELKKEHFGRPTPVDFHGYNSYKYPNSFWSSDEFTYASVMLTLTQCQYLFD; from the exons GAGAAAAAAGGTGCTAAATTTATTCCAGGCATACAATGGGAGAGGCAGCAGGGTCTATATCGATCACATCTTATGTTCAACTTTGTTGGTAATCCAGAGTCAGAACTGCTACGTGATAATCTGAAAATCTATGACAATAATATTTTTATGTCACTGTGGTTAGTCATAATGCAACTGGAAGCAGCATCCATACCTGGGGGACCGGACATTGGAGACAGGCAGCTGTTGCTTGCACTGGAAGGCCTAAACAAGTTTCATGATTACAATAAAAGAATGGGATCTTCCATAATGACATTTTGGCCAGAGTTTTATAACAGATCTGTTGAATTTTGGACCACCCATTGTACCAATGTTAGAAATATAGCTGATAGTGAAGAAACTGCTTCTAATGTGTTGACTTGGTTGATGAAAGATGTTGGGTTAGTTAATCAGTCTAAAGTTTTGGAGGAATTTACAAATTCAGT GCAAAGATTGGTGCAATTCTTAGCCAGCCCACCTGATGCAGATAGCACACTAAGTTACATTGGACTTGGCTATCTTTTACAAAATTCGAAATACCAGAAATCTTACTTAAAGTGGCTACAAGACAACGAATTCATTGGAGATGGTATACAAGCACTTAGCAACTACAGTTATCAGCCTTTTACCAATGATCTTGATCAAAACCTTACTGATTCAAGGATGTATCTTTATCTTAGACATTATCTAAACGAAAAGAAAAACGATGGACATACCACTCTAAAATTACCATCAACTTGGATTACCAGTTTTACAGAAAATGTAATGACATTCAGTAAGCATATGTATATGCCCTCCAATGTCAATAACGTTGTTGTACCTGTGGCAGCTAATGTACTGTATGGGATCACAGTCGCTGCACTGTCTAACTGGACTTTGCCAGAAGATTGGTTTGACTCACAATTGTATTTAGACACAGTGGACTACATTGAATATGAAATAACTCACAATTTTTCTAGTAGACCAGATTTTTCCAATCTGTACTATTATTCCAAGATTGTTACCTACTGGTTTGTTGCACGTACCACTCAGCTTCTAAAAGCAACTGACCAGAAACTGCCTTATACAGAACTGAATACAGCTCTAACTAAGCTTGAACCAGTTTTGAGAAACAATATTACTGAAGAGATCTTGCAACAAGCTAATCATGATGAAAATGGTCTTGCATATTATGATGGCTATATAGGAAATAATGATGTAGACATTTCTG GTATGCCTGTGAATCGCACCGAGGATCGAATTTTCTCAACTTCTATGGCAGCTAATGCACTTCTCTATATTTGGAGAGATGGTTTCAAGCTGAGTCCAGATACTCAACCCGCTGTACGCACCATTATCCAGCAGCTATGTGGTTGGCTGGTAAACAATACGCTATCTGGAAAGTACAAACTTTACAATGGTTTCATCTCACTTTCAAGAAGAAATGAGTACGAG GACAATCCTTACTATTACCCTGCAAACTATCGACGTTTTCTTAATGGCTCAACTATACCTCCTGACATACATCCCACTTTTGAGAATGGTTTTTATAGTGGTGTTGGCATGATGGGAGTGGTGGATGAACAATGGTATGAAGACGAGCTAAAGAAGGAACATTTTGGTAGACCAACACCAGTAGATTTCCATGGCTACAACTCATACAAATACCCAAATTCGTTTTGGAGCTCTGACGAATTCACATATGCTTCTGTGATGTTAACACTTACACAGTGCCAGTACCTGTTTGACTAG